In the genome of Molothrus aeneus isolate 106 chromosome 5, BPBGC_Maene_1.0, whole genome shotgun sequence, one region contains:
- the CAPZA3 gene encoding LOW QUALITY PROTEIN: F-actin-capping protein subunit alpha-3 (The sequence of the model RefSeq protein was modified relative to this genomic sequence to represent the inferred CDS: inserted 3 bases in 2 codons; deleted 2 bases in 1 codon) — MAQRDGGCGGTVRNHPKGLKSHPKGLERHPKGLGGHPKWREGHIKWLESHLSCHFPAGSCCVLKTSLGKSSCPHPRCPPGKRILRKLLSWLSCASCFEAHQYQPSNHWDSLWKSGWTFALAPFPIPFPTHFTEILLQASCFKVASFHVAVSKXLSETLNVTDQRQFATGFMKLVKAEDNKFCIGILENIQVLSEDIWGKNLSRXFPVTHTFMDWNKLWNDQHLNIKVSNAEVPQCLLKYYL; from the exons ATGGCACAGCGTGATGGTGGATGTGGGGGAACGGTGAGAAACCACCCCAAAGGGCTGAAAAGCCACCCCAAAGGGCTGGAAAGACACCCCAAAGGGCTGGGAGGCCACCCCAAATGGAGGGAAGGCCACATAAAATGGCTGGAAAGCCATCTGAGTTGCCActtccctgcagggagctgctgtgtcctCAAAACCAGCCTGGGCAAGAGCAGCTGTCCACATCCACGTTGTCCTCCTGGTAAGAGGATTTTGAGGAAGTTGCTCTCATGGCTCTCATGTGCCTCATGCTTTGAGGCACACCAGTATCAGCCTTCAAATCATTGGGACAGCCTTTGGAAATCAGGCTGGACTTTCGCCCTTgctccatttcccatt ccatttcccactcATTTTACAGAGATTCTTCTCCAGGCAAGCTGCTTCAAAGTTGCCAGCTTCCATGTAGCTGTCAGCAA CCTGAGTGAGACTCTAAATGTGACAGACCAAAGGCAGTTTGCCACAGGTTTTATGAAACTTGTGAAAGCTGAGGACAACAAGTTTTGTATTGGCATTCTGGAAAACATTCAGGTTTTGTCAGAGGATATATGGGGGAAAAATCTGTCAA AATTCCCTGTTACTCACACTTTTATGGACTGGAATAAACTATGGAATGATCAGCATCTGAACATCAAGGTCTCCAATGCTGAAGTGCCTCAATGCTTGCTGAAATACTATCTTTGA